One genomic region from Flagellimonas oceani encodes:
- a CDS encoding response regulator transcription factor — protein MKNKDIKILLVDDEPDILEIISYNLSAEGYEVFTAKNGVEGVAKAKKKSPHLIIMDVMMPEMDGIEACEMIRNTPGLDHTIITFLTARGEDYSQVAGFDAGADDYITKPIKPKVLVSKVKALLRRLKDDKKEVEDIVKVGDIIINREEYKIVNDGDEMVLPRKEFELLSLLTSKPNKVFKREVILDKVWGNEVVVGGRTIDVHIRKLREKIGDHHFKTVKGVGYKFVL, from the coding sequence ATGAAAAACAAGGACATTAAGATTCTATTGGTAGACGATGAACCTGATATTCTGGAAATTATAAGCTATAACCTTTCTGCGGAAGGGTATGAGGTCTTCACCGCCAAAAATGGTGTGGAAGGCGTGGCCAAGGCCAAAAAGAAAAGTCCACACCTCATTATTATGGATGTAATGATGCCAGAAATGGATGGGATTGAAGCCTGCGAAATGATTCGAAACACGCCCGGATTGGACCATACCATCATTACTTTCCTAACTGCACGTGGTGAAGATTACTCCCAAGTTGCCGGTTTTGATGCCGGTGCCGACGATTATATTACAAAACCCATAAAGCCAAAGGTGCTGGTCAGCAAGGTGAAGGCATTGCTGCGAAGATTGAAAGACGACAAGAAGGAAGTGGAAGATATCGTTAAAGTTGGGGACATCATTATTAATAGGGAAGAGTACAAAATTGTGAACGATGGCGACGAAATGGTACTCCCAAGAAAGGAATTTGAACTCCTTTCACTTTTAACATCCAAACCAAACAAAGTCTTTAAGCGAGAAGTGATCTTGGATAAGGTTTGGGGCAACGAAGTGGTTGTGGGTGGCCGAACCATAGATGTCCATATTAGGAAACTACGTGAAAAAATCGGCGACCACCACTTTAAAACTGTTA